In Crinalium epipsammum PCC 9333, the genomic window GCAAATACCTTCGGCATCACCTGACCAACATTGCCCATTTCATTCAATGCCATTGTATGGGTGCGGTCATAAGTTACACCCGCAAGGAAGAATAGCACTGATGCAATTAAACCGTGCGATATCATTTGCAACATCGCACCACTAATACCCAAATCAGTAAACGAGGCAATACCTAGCAAAACGAAACCCATGTGGGAAACAGAGGAATATGCTAGGCGACGCTTCATATTCGTCTGAGCAAAAGAGTTAAAACCACCATAGATAATATTAATTACGCCCAACATTGCCAGAAGTGGAGCAAAGTAAACGTGCGCCTGGGGAAGCATTTCCATATTTAAGCGGATTAATCCATATCCGCCCATTTTCAAAAGTACCCCCGCCAGAACCATTGATACAGGAGAAGAAGCTTCGCCGTGTGCATCAGGTAGCCAAGTATGCAGAGGAAAAACAGCTAATTTTACACCAAAGGCAATCAATAATCCTGCATAAAGTGGTAATTCTAGAGCGAGTGGGTAATCTTTGAGGGCGAGTTCTGCCATATCAAATGTCATATTGTCGCCGTAGAATGCCATTCCCAGCGCCGCTACTAGAATAAATATTGAAGCTGCTGCGGTATAGAGTAAGAATTTTGTAGCCGCGTACTGGCGCTTCTGACCGCCCCAAATAGAAACGAGCAGATAGACGGGAATTAGCTCGACTTCCCACATAATAAATAGCAGCACCAAGTCTTGCGCTACGAATACTCCGATTTGGGCGGAGTACAGCACTAACATCAGGAAGTAGAACAGGCGAGGCTTCATATCGACTTGCCAAGCTGCAAAGATTGAGAGGGTTGTCACCAATCCTGCTAGAAGCACCAGTGGGACAGATAAGCCATCGACTGAAACTGCCCAGTTTATACCTATGCTAGGCAGCCAAGCATACTTTTCTGCAAGTTGGAAAGTTGCACTGGTTGCGTCGTAATGCTTCCAAAAGGCATAGCACATCAATATAAAGTCTGCCATTGCCACGCTCAACGCATACCACCGCACAGTTTTACCACCTTTATCCGGTAATACTGGAATGATTAGGGATGCAACGAGTGGTAGTAAGATAATCGCGGTTAGCCAGGGAAATTGTTCCGCAGTCATTAAATTAAGAAATTATACTTAGTAGTGAATAAAACTATTTTACTAAATTTTGTAAAGTTTCGTGAAAAAAAATCTTTCTCTTGAGATAGATGTTAGTGACAGGGATATTACTTTTTAGGAGGAAATAGCTGATGGCGATTCGCTCTTGATGACGCTATGCGATCGCAATCCATAGCACAATCAGAATGTACTTATTTAAATCTGTAAAATTAAAGCTGAAAAGAGAGATCAGTTAAACTGTAGTAATATCGCAGCGAATCTTGGATAAAGCGTATGAGGTTCAATGTAACGATTGACCGTGATGAGGATGGTGTGTGGATTGTGGAGTGTCCCAGCATCCCAGGATGTGTTAGTCAAGGTGAGACTAAAGAAAAAGCTTTAGAAAATATTCACGATGCGATCGCTGCTTGTCTTCAAGTTCGAGCAGAACGTGGATTGCCACTTACAATAGAAACCCATCAGGTAGAGGTTATGGCTTAGTTTATGTCATCTAATCTACCTGTGCTTAGTGGGGATGAGGTAGTTCGTGTGTTTGAAAAGTTTGGCTGGCAGTTTGTACGGCAGAGTGCAAGCCACATGATTATGGTCAAAGAAGGTGAACAAGTAACACTGTCTATTCCAGATCACAAGGAAGTAGCGAAAGGCACTTTACGCAGTCTCATTCGCGCGGCTGGGCTGACTGTGCAAGAGTTCGTTGGTGCAATTTGACACAGGAATATATTGAACTCGATAGTTACGTTGGTAGTTAATAATTCAAATGTTGGGTTTCCTACGTCAACCCAACCTACGCGAAATGCGCTCGCACTAGCTGCTTTTAACCATTAGCTCAAGCCTAATTGTTAGACTGCGCTTTGTATAGCTGAAGTAATCGCAAATTTTTTAGACTAAATATAGTAATCGATTCCTGATTTTAATGATTGAACATATTCATAATCAGGGTATACGTTTGGAGAACCCATGTTTAAAATCTGATTCAAAGCTTTTCTTGCATCGGCTTGAGATACCTCAGCGTGTGCAGGAGTACCAAACGGTATCAAAAACCCTCCAGGATGTAGATCCACCTCCTCCATAAAAGCGACCATTCTCGCGTATTCCCGAAAGTCGATGATACTAATTGCTGAACCATCTTCATCAAACCGCGCTCCTTGGCTGAAGCCCAATCCATTATATGTAGGTTCAATTATGGCTAATCGATCTCCAGGATAGATATTGATAATATCGCTTAGTGAACCATTAATTTTTGTCTCAGAAGCAAATTCCATTAGTTGCTCTGGATCATCAGAAATTCTATTAGTTATGAGTATATGATCTTTAGGTTTACACCACCACATATCATCTATGTCTGGGCGTTCATCAAGGAAATGCTGGTATCGAGTTAAAAACATGAATGCATTAGATTGACAACTCCATCTAAAAGTCGTGCCTTTCTTAAATACATATGTACCTTTATAAATAGTTGAGATTTTGTAGAATTGTTCCTGAATAACTTCTTGAACTGTAGAAATAGCTTCATAAAGGGGTAAAATAAAAAACTCTCTCTTTTGGTTATATCTATAATTTGCCAACTTTTGATGTATTAATTTCTCGGCTAGAACACAATTAGCTACATCCTGCTCATAGACAACATAAAATGAGTCAGGCAAGCCTGTGGTAGATAGTTCTTTGGCTCTCTGCTGTGGAGTTCGTTCCGTGCGCCCAATTTTGAGCATATTTTCTTCACGGAAAGCCGGATTTTTCATTATATATATTGAGCCTTTGGTCATTGCTAGGAATTTGTTTCAATAAAAGTTTGATTTAGTTGTAGGTTAGGTTGAAGTAGAAACCCTACCTTTAGCGATAATTAACCGCGCTGGAGATAAAAATGAAAGCAATCGAAGTTATGGGAACTGTCAATGAACACGGTCAACTTTCCTTGGATATTCCCTTAACGGCGGAACAACATACCCGTGTCAAAGTAATTGTAATGCTTAATGAAGATCCTAATCATGAAAATAACCCAGAGGTAGATGAAGAAATATCTGAATCTGCCGTTGAAAGTTTTCGTCAGGGTTGGTGTGATGTCATAACTGGAAATACTTTACCTGTTTCTCAATTATGGGAAGGAATTGATGGAGAATGATTTACCCTTAGTTGAGGTTGAAGTCACTGCAAAATTTGGTTCTCCCGTATTTAGTGTGCTAAAGTATTAAAATAAAAGCATTTTAAGCCAAACTAAATAAATTATGAACAGGTTAATTACAAAGCTGATAAATTTACCTGGAGTGATCGTAGAAGATAGCCTGGAAACAGAATCTACATTGATTTTATCCGTAAGATTAGAAAAGAAAACAGCACGTTGCCCACGTTGCGGTCATCAGAGTCACCGCCTTCATCAAAATAAAAGACATTTAGTAAAAGATTTACCAATGGGGAACAGAGAAGTAATACTAAGAGTAAATCGACGCAGGTTTAAATGTGAAAAATGTCAAAAACCTTTTAGTGAAAGCTTAAATTTTGTAGAGCCCAAAAAAAATTGTACAAATAGATATGCCAAAACAATCATTGAACAAGTTATTCATAGTGACGTTGATAACGTTGCAAAAAATAATAAATTAAGCTCGGAAGAAGTCTGGTCAA contains:
- a CDS encoding NAD(P)H-quinone oxidoreductase subunit 4 encodes the protein MTAEQFPWLTAIILLPLVASLIIPVLPDKGGKTVRWYALSVAMADFILMCYAFWKHYDATSATFQLAEKYAWLPSIGINWAVSVDGLSVPLVLLAGLVTTLSIFAAWQVDMKPRLFYFLMLVLYSAQIGVFVAQDLVLLFIMWEVELIPVYLLVSIWGGQKRQYAATKFLLYTAAASIFILVAALGMAFYGDNMTFDMAELALKDYPLALELPLYAGLLIAFGVKLAVFPLHTWLPDAHGEASSPVSMVLAGVLLKMGGYGLIRLNMEMLPQAHVYFAPLLAMLGVINIIYGGFNSFAQTNMKRRLAYSSVSHMGFVLLGIASFTDLGISGAMLQMISHGLIASVLFFLAGVTYDRTHTMALNEMGNVGQVMPKVFALFTMGAMASLALPGMSGFASELTVFLGVTNSDIYSSSFRTVTVFLSAVGIILTPIYLLSMLRQIFYSSGVVPTCDIAPVCDLMDFDLKNQGNQEAVCFGTNCILPSDAKFSDAKPREVFIAACFLVPIILLGCYPKLATQLYDVKTVAVNAHVRQSYTEIAQGNPQIYAQGFLSPRIGKSEVAPVLGVVK
- a CDS encoding type II toxin-antitoxin system HicB family antitoxin; the encoded protein is MRFNVTIDRDEDGVWIVECPSIPGCVSQGETKEKALENIHDAIAACLQVRAERGLPLTIETHQVEVMA
- a CDS encoding type II toxin-antitoxin system HicA family toxin, which codes for MSSNLPVLSGDEVVRVFEKFGWQFVRQSASHMIMVKEGEQVTLSIPDHKEVAKGTLRSLIRAAGLTVQEFVGAI
- a CDS encoding GIY-YIG nuclease family protein, coding for MTKGSIYIMKNPAFREENMLKIGRTERTPQQRAKELSTTGLPDSFYVVYEQDVANCVLAEKLIHQKLANYRYNQKREFFILPLYEAISTVQEVIQEQFYKISTIYKGTYVFKKGTTFRWSCQSNAFMFLTRYQHFLDERPDIDDMWWCKPKDHILITNRISDDPEQLMEFASETKINGSLSDIINIYPGDRLAIIEPTYNGLGFSQGARFDEDGSAISIIDFREYARMVAFMEEVDLHPGGFLIPFGTPAHAEVSQADARKALNQILNMGSPNVYPDYEYVQSLKSGIDYYI
- a CDS encoding type II toxin-antitoxin system RelN family antitoxin, whose translation is MKAIEVMGTVNEHGQLSLDIPLTAEQHTRVKVIVMLNEDPNHENNPEVDEEISESAVESFRQGWCDVITGNTLPVSQLWEGIDGE